Below is a genomic region from Billgrantia tianxiuensis.
ATACTCGCAGCTGCCCTGGCCGCTGGCATCGGTGGAGATCATGCCGCCGATGGTGGCGCGATTGGAGGTGGAGAGGTCAGGGGCGAAGAACAGCCCATGAGGCTTCAATGCCGCGTTGAGCTGATCCTTGACCACGCCGGCCTGCACGCGCACCCGGCGCTGCTCGACGTCGATCTCCAGTATCCGGTTCATATGGCGGGAGACATCCACCACCAGGCCATCGGTGAGCGACTGGCCGTTGGTACCGGTGCCGCCGCCGCGGGGCGTGAGCACCACCTGGCGATGCTTGGGCTCGGCGGCGAGCCGGGCGATGCGTTCGAGATCCTCGGCGTGGCGCGGGAACAGTGCCGCCTGGGGCAGGCGCTGGTAGATCGAGTTGTCGGTGGCCAGCACCGTGCGGTCGGCATAGTCCGGGGCAATCTCGCCCTCGAAGCCCGAGTCTTTCAGCGCCTCGAGAAAACGCAGGTAGTGAGCGCCGAGGGCGGCGGTGGCACTCGATTCGGTGGTGTCCAGGCGTACGATCATGGTAGGCACATGCTTTGGGGGATCTCTATCGAAGCATGCGCAGGTGGAGGAGGAGAACAAGATGTCGTCACTACAGAACAAGATGACGACATCTTGTCGGGTTTCGATGCGTGTTGGTCAGATGGAGAAATCGATCGGCCGATGACACGGACTGAAGCGCCAGGTGGCGTCTGTCTTGCACCGGCCGATATGCCAGCCGGTGCGTTGCCATGCGGCGCTCAGTTCACCAGCGTCTGGGCGGCTTCCAGGTAGGCGGTGCCGTTGCTCTGCACGCGTTCGAAGTCTCCCGTCTCAGAGCCCAGGTGCACTTCTTCCAAGGTTTCGGCCATGGTGGCGACTTCTTCCTGAATCTTCTCCAGTGCGTTCTCCAGGGTGTAGGTCAGCTCGTGCACGGTGCCGAGGTCGGTGAGGCTCAGCTCGTCCTGGGCGAGCAGCTCGGCCAGGCGCTGATTGTACTCGGAGAAGTTGACCACGGCCTGGCTCAGGGTCTCGGCGGGCTCGCCCTTGAAGTGGGAGGTGGTGGGGGAGCTGGCCTGGGTGGTGGCAGCGATCATCAGTCCGCACAGCAGGGCGGGAAGCAGCAGTTTCTTCATGGGGCTTGTCTCCGCGTCAAATGAGAATGATAAGCGTTAGGCTGTATAACAGCCACACGTCACGGCGGCAAGTGCTGCACCCGATGAGAATGATTTTTCTTCTTGAGAATTGACAGAGATCAGAGCGAGGACTAGATTTTTAGCGGTTAATGATAATTGTTATCATTGACGCGCCAAGGGAGGCCGCCATGACGTATCGCACCAACACCGCCAGTTCCCGTCCTACACTGCAGATCTGCGATGCTACTTCGGGGTCGGTGCGGCTGGCCCGGGAATATCCTCGCCACGACACCACTCTCTCTCAGGAGGAGTTCGAGCTGCTTCAGCTGTATCGGGAAGAGGCCCGTCATGACCTGTTCCGGCGCTCGTTCCTGCTCACTTCGGAGCGTTATCTGAAAGGCGAGCTGCCCGAGTCCGGCCTGAACGGCGAAGGGCTGGGGCGTTTCAGCTCAAGGTGACGCTCAGGCTGTCATCGCTTTCACAGGGCTTGCCGTGGCGCAGGGTCAGGCGTCGTTCGCTCAGGTTCATCACCACCGAGAACAGGGTCTCCATGCGCTCCTCGGCGGGCTGGTCCGGGTTGAAGTGGCGGCAGATCGACAGCGGCGCCCCCTGATGGTCGCTGAGGATGTCGAACAGGCTGGCCTCATCGAGGCGCGCATCCGGGGCCAGCTCGTCATGCAGCAGCGCATCGAGCCGACACAGGCGTGGGTGGGAGTCGATGCGTGGGAAGTCCTGCACCGGGCAGGGGGTGTTATCCGCATAGAAATGGTTGGTGTGGGTGACGATACCGTCGCGCGGTGCGATGCGTCCGGGCTCACCGGGTTGGACCTCGAGGCCCACGGCCTGGCCCCCTCGTTACCGACCTGAGCGCTGGCGAGCAGGAAGTGCGCGGGTGAACAGACCCGGTCGTGGGTGGCCACGGCGAGCGCACTGTCGTAGTCGGGGCTCTCGAGGATCTTGCGCAGGGCGATATGGATCGGCAGCCCGGCGCCGCAGGTCTGCGAGCGAATGGCGTTGAGGCACACGCCGATACCGCGGGCATTCATGCCGATCTTGCCGACCATGCCGGCTTCGCCGACGCTCACCAGTTCGGGCCGGCCATCGCCCCGGATGTGCAGGGCTACCACGTTGTCGAGCTGGTCGTGGCGCCAGTCCCAGTTCTGCGCCAGCCACTGTTGCCCGTGGCGCTGCAACGAGAAGGCCGAGCAGCCGCCGTTGGCCTGGGTCAGGGCGATCTCGCTGCGACAGTTCAACGTCAGGATATCGATGAAATCGACCCCCGCACCCCAGGCGATGCCGTTCATCTCCTCGAGAATTTCGGGAAAGCCCTGCGCGATCTGGGCCTCGAAGTGGCAGGCCCGGTCACGGGCCTCTTCCCAGCGAATGCCCACGAAATCGTGGAACAGTTGCCCGTAGACCGCGATGCTGCGCTCGATCAGGTGCCGGTGAATACGGCCGTGCTCCGCACCGACCTCATGATGACTCCCCGTCAGTTCGGTCACGGCCAGGGGACTCGACGGCCGGGTCATAGCACCTCCTCGAGGAAGGCCAGGAAGGCGGCCCAGGATTTTTCGTCGGCGCGCTCCTGATAGCGGTCGCTGTCGAACTCCGTGAAGCCGTGCGGGGCGCCCGAGTAGATCTCCACCGTGTAGGTTGCCTCGATGGCTTCGAGTTCCTCCACCAGGCCGCTGACGTCTTCCATGGTCACGCTGGTGTCGGCGCCGCCATGGGCGATCAGCAGCGGCGGCACTTCTTCGGGCCACTCCTGGCCCTCCGGCGTGGCGAGGCCGCCGTGGAAGCTGGTGTAGCCGGCTATGTTATCGGCTTCGCCGGATCGGGCGATCTCCAGCGCCACGGCGCCGCCGAAGCAATAGCCCATGATCACCACGCTGTCGGCGGCGCCCTGTTCGCGAGCCTCGGCCAGCCCGGCCAGGGTCAGCTCACGCATGCGTTCGCGGTTGGAGTAGAGCGCCCGGGTGGCCTCCTGGCGGGCCTCGATGGCTTCGGGGCGGTTGCCCTGGCCGAACAGGTCGATAGCGAAGGCATCGAAGCCCTGCTCGGCCAGCATATCGGCGCGCTGGCGCTCGTAGTCATCCACGCCGTCCCAGTCGTGCACGATCAGCACCGTGCCGCGCGCTTCTTCTCCGGCCGGGCTGAAGTAGCCCTCGAAGGCTTCGTCGCCGACTTCGTAGACGATGTCGTTACCGGCGGGTGAGAAGGCGTGGGCATGGGCGGTGAGACCGAGCGCGGTCAACAGCGCAAGGGGGAGAGAGGCAGAGCGCATGGCGGGCTCCTGTCGGTTTCGTGGCATGCGGGCATCAGTATAGGCAAAGGTCGGCGAGGCGCGACCGGCAGCGTTGAACGCCGGGGGCGGTGCTTGTCAGGGTTTTCCATTGCTCATAAGGAGTTGGCGACGCGGGTCGGGGGGTAAACGTTGGTATGGGGGGCTTGTGTTTTACTGCGGAGCCTTCCAGATTTAGAGGGTGCCTTCTGTAACCAGACGTATCGACGTCCTCAACCAGAGTGAGAAGAACAAATGAAGAAGAGCCTATTGGCGATGGCAATCGCGGCATCCGGCGTGGCGCTTGCCGGAGCGGCGCAGGCAGAGGTCAAGATCGGTTTCATCGGCGGCTTCACCGGTCCGATCGAGAGCCTGACTCCTCCGATCTTCGATGGCGCGCGGTTGGCGGTGGCGCAGATCAACGAGCAGGGCGGCATCCTCGGCGGCCAGACGCTGGTCATGCCGAATGCCGACACTACCTGTAGCGATGCCTCGGCGGCTTCCAACGCGGCCGACCGCATGGTCAACACCGAGAACGTCACCGCCATTGTCGGTGCGCTGTGTACCGGGGCAACCGTGGCTGCGGCCAACAGCGCGGCGGTTCCCGGTGGGGTGGTAATGGT
It encodes:
- a CDS encoding dienelactone hydrolase family protein, which codes for MRSASLPLALLTALGLTAHAHAFSPAGNDIVYEVGDEAFEGYFSPAGEEARGTVLIVHDWDGVDDYERQRADMLAEQGFDAFAIDLFGQGNRPEAIEARQEATRALYSNRERMRELTLAGLAEAREQGAADSVVIMGYCFGGAVALEIARSGEADNIAGYTSFHGGLATPEGQEWPEEVPPLLIAHGGADTSVTMEDVSGLVEELEAIEATYTVEIYSGAPHGFTEFDSDRYQERADEKSWAAFLAFLEEVL
- a CDS encoding DUF6746 family protein; protein product: MKKLLLPALLCGLMIAATTQASSPTTSHFKGEPAETLSQAVVNFSEYNQRLAELLAQDELSLTDLGTVHELTYTLENALEKIQEEVATMAETLEEVHLGSETGDFERVQSNGTAYLEAAQTLVN
- a CDS encoding carcinine hydrolase/isopenicillin-N N-acyltransferase family protein — translated: MGLEVQPGEPGRIAPRDGIVTHTNHFYADNTPCPVQDFPRIDSHPRLCRLDALLHDELAPDARLDEASLFDILSDHQGAPLSICRHFNPDQPAEERMETLFSVVMNLSERRLTLRHGKPCESDDSLSVTLS